From a region of the Arachis ipaensis cultivar K30076 chromosome B09, Araip1.1, whole genome shotgun sequence genome:
- the LOC107619231 gene encoding uncharacterized protein LOC107619231 gives MLFYVWCVSTWNKGLVVLGKLFWLLSKSVSQSCLLSASNDTYRCCLGSDSGLVSFLPCSSRKHLHGCASHVSPLPASNFPSNKAQYEGTLPPRSLLTLCAIEHILGEKLGLPQSSKVGTEDNNSASTPRDRALPSGIHTRTIGAHRGASK, from the exons ATGTTGTTCTATGTTTGGTGTGTATCAACTTGGAACAAGGGACTCGTAGTCTTAGGGAAACTGTTTTGGCTGTTAAGTAAGTCGGTCAGTCAGTCGTGTCTGCTGTCTGCTTCAAATGATACCTATAGATGTTGTCTTGGATCGGATAGTGGTCTGGTGTCTTTTCTCCCGTGCTCCTCACGGAAACATTTACATGGTTGCGCTTCACACGTGTCTCCTCTTCCCGCCTCCAACTTCCCTTCCAACAAGGCTCAATATGAAG gtacactcccccctcgTTCTTTGCTCACGCTCTGTGCAATTGAACATATCCTTGGAGAAAAGCTCGGACTTCCACAAAGCTCAAAGGTCGGCACCGAAGATAACAACTCGGCGTCGACTCCCAGGGACCGAGCTCTCCCttcaggtatccatacaagaacaattggcgcccaccgtggggcctcgAAATAA
- the LOC107619230 gene encoding lysM domain receptor-like kinase 3: MCKSKKSTNAVQPMNRFRNKSRTQPRRSTSTSSPSAPPPLNTNYPSSSSEVAITESTSYVFNNKDNNDWSKSYSISSSIASLSSLKNTLPENPHIYDIAEIAAATANFTSESHRRLSNSSWRCSLRDRDVVVFQRKFRSLMDIPELRHRLALICRSHHSSLVKLLGASVSGNYIYLVYEFVPGASLADCLRSRRNPSFTNLPTWISRMQIASDIAHGLDYVHNFSGSDSSACAGSGFVHNHIKSSSIVVAEAEDGVLRGKICHFGTSDLCGEAVDGGSDGSIEKLRRSRSRTVKFEGTRGYMAPEFQITGVATQKTDVYAFGVVVLELLSGDEALRFEFDGNDGESYRRVSVVDSARVMAKEHGGARKWVDKRLRDSFPVDVAEKMIRVGLECVGENPNERPDMGRVAVEVSKLYLESQKWAEKMGTDIDFTVSLAPR, from the coding sequence ATGTGCAAGTCCAAGAAGAGCACCAACGCCGTACAACCAATGAACAGATTCAGAAATAAAAGTAGAACCCAACCTCGACGATCAACCTCCACTTCTTCTCCATCAGCACCACCACCCCTAAACACTAACTATCCTTCATCCTCCTCCGAAGTCGCCATCACCGAATCAACAAGTTACGTTTTCAACAACAAAGATAACAACGATTGGTCCAAATCCTATTCCATTTCAAGCAGCATCGCCTCCCTCTCCAGCCTCAAAAACACTCTCCCTGAGAACCCTCACATCTACGACATCGCCGAGATCGCTGCCGCAACCGCCAATTTCACCTCCGAATCCCACCGCCGCCTTTCCAATTCTTCGTGGCGATGCTCCCTTCGGGACAGagatgttgttgtttttcagcgCAAGTTTCGAAGCCTCATGGACATCCCGGAGCTCCGCCACCGTCTCGCGTTGATCTGCCGGAGCCACCACAGTAGTCTTGTCAAGCTCCTTGGTGCTTCCGTCTCGGGCAATTACATCTATCTGGTGTATGAATTTGTTCCCGGAGCCAGCCTCGCCGATTGCCTACGCAGCCGCCGGAACCCTAGCTTCACGAACTTGCCGACGTGGATTTCGAGGATGCAGATCGCATCCGATATCGCGCACGGACTCGATTATGTTCACAATTTCTCCGGCTCCGATTCCAGTGCCTGTGCTGGATCAGGATTCGTACATAACCACATCAAGAGCTCCAGCATCGTGGTGGCGGAGGCGGAGGACGGTGTCCTCCGAGGCAAGATCTGCCACTTCGGGACCTCTGATCTCTGCGGCGAGGCCGTTGATGGCGGCTCTGACGGCTCTATCGAGAAATTGCGGAGGTCCCGCAGCCGAACGGTGAAGTTTGAGGGGACGAGGGGGTACATGGCACCGGAATTTCAGATCACCGGCGTTGCGACGCAGaagactgacgtgtacgcgttcGGAGTGGTGGTTCTGGAGCTGCTGAGCGGCGATGAGGCGTTGAGGTTCGAATTCGACGGCAATGACGGCGAGTCTTATCGGAGGGTGAGTGTGGTGGATTCGGCGAGGGTGATGGCGAAGGAGCACGGCGGGGCGAGGAAGTGGGTGGATAAGAGGCTTAGAGATTCGTTTCCTGTTGACGTGGCAGAGAAGATGATTCGGGTCGGGCTAGAATGTGTTGGAGAGAATCCGAATGAAAGACCCGATATGGGTCGGGTTGCAGTTGAAGTTTCCAAGTTGTATTTGGAATCACAGAAGTGGGCTGAGAAAATGGGAACCGATATTGACTTTACGGTCTCATTGGCGCCTCGGTGA